Proteins found in one Tsukamurella paurometabola DSM 20162 genomic segment:
- a CDS encoding epoxide hydrolase family protein: MPPTPFTIAVPDDEITQLRDRLRATRFPDVAPNTDFARGTSGEYLRELVAYWADEFDWRRAESALNDIPQFQAEIGGRTVHFIHRKAAPSRGAILLLHGWPDTPFRYRRVLDDLTAAGYDCIVPSLPGFGFTGGHALSSADTADLFTRLMTETLGYESFVVAGGDVGTVVGTQIARRHPDQVRGLYLTNAEYPTGAEADLTEEEREYAEFIQYWWATQGGYAAVQSTKPQIVGPALNDSPAGLAAWMLGLIDTGAQDHDVEGAFGGRDELLTNVSIYWFTQTAATAADSYAADGWGGEATRVTVPTAMAIYPREAQSPRSWCERAANVVRYTSMPRGGHFAALEVPQDFSGDLLAFVEDLG; the protein is encoded by the coding sequence ATGCCCCCGACCCCGTTCACCATCGCCGTGCCCGACGACGAGATCACCCAGTTGCGAGACCGCCTGCGGGCGACGCGGTTCCCCGACGTCGCGCCCAACACCGACTTCGCTCGCGGCACCTCCGGCGAGTACTTGCGGGAGCTGGTCGCCTACTGGGCCGATGAGTTCGACTGGCGCCGAGCCGAGTCTGCCCTCAACGACATCCCGCAGTTCCAGGCCGAGATCGGCGGCCGGACGGTGCACTTCATCCACCGGAAGGCAGCACCATCGCGCGGAGCGATCCTGCTGCTGCACGGCTGGCCGGACACCCCGTTCCGATACCGCCGGGTCCTCGACGATCTGACCGCCGCCGGGTACGACTGCATCGTGCCGTCGCTGCCGGGGTTCGGATTCACCGGCGGCCACGCTCTGTCCAGCGCCGATACCGCCGACCTGTTCACCCGCCTGATGACCGAGACCCTGGGCTACGAGTCCTTCGTGGTGGCAGGCGGTGACGTGGGCACCGTCGTCGGTACCCAGATCGCCCGCCGACACCCCGACCAGGTGCGCGGCCTGTATCTCACGAACGCCGAGTACCCGACCGGTGCCGAGGCCGACCTGACCGAGGAGGAACGCGAGTACGCCGAGTTCATTCAGTACTGGTGGGCCACGCAGGGCGGATACGCCGCCGTCCAATCCACGAAGCCACAGATCGTGGGCCCCGCACTCAACGACAGCCCGGCCGGGCTCGCCGCGTGGATGCTGGGCCTCATCGACACCGGCGCCCAGGACCACGATGTGGAGGGCGCGTTCGGCGGCCGCGACGAGCTGCTGACCAACGTCAGCATCTACTGGTTCACGCAGACCGCCGCGACGGCCGCCGACAGCTATGCCGCCGACGGCTGGGGCGGCGAGGCCACCCGGGTCACGGTGCCGACCGCGATGGCCATCTACCCGCGCGAGGCGCAATCTCCGCGCTCCTGGTGCGAACGGGCCGCGAACGTGGTCCGGTACACCAGCATGCCGCGGGGCGGCCACTTCGCGGCGCTCGAGGTGCCGCAGGACTTCTCGGGCGATCTGCTCGCCTTTGTCGAGGACCTCGGCTAG
- the cei gene encoding envelope integrity protein Cei gives MVSQLTGAGRRFDRKGEPFRRRSALPLLIVIAVLAVVAIGTWARALSSEETTAAPVSCPAPAPAAAPSSGKPATSSAAPVPARFEVVSPDDMISVRPAPLAATVVRVLNASGQSGRAETTLNKLTDYGFAAPPTGAYGNDSLYKQMDCQAQLRFGDAGRAAAAAAWVIAPCAELVNDGRRDATVDLSLGTFFTDLEPSTDAQEVLRILRAAPAGATDGGANPALVAAVHQNACN, from the coding sequence GTGGTTTCCCAGCTCACCGGCGCCGGCCGCCGATTCGACCGCAAGGGCGAGCCGTTCCGGCGCAGGAGCGCGCTACCCCTCCTCATCGTGATCGCGGTGCTCGCCGTCGTCGCCATCGGCACGTGGGCGCGAGCGTTGTCCTCCGAGGAGACCACCGCGGCCCCGGTCTCGTGCCCGGCACCCGCACCCGCGGCGGCCCCCTCCTCCGGAAAACCCGCCACCAGCTCAGCGGCTCCGGTTCCGGCTCGGTTCGAGGTGGTCTCCCCCGACGACATGATCAGTGTGCGGCCCGCCCCGCTCGCGGCGACCGTGGTGCGGGTCCTCAACGCCTCGGGCCAGTCGGGCCGGGCCGAGACCACGCTCAACAAGCTCACCGATTACGGCTTCGCCGCGCCCCCGACGGGCGCGTACGGCAACGACAGCTTGTACAAGCAGATGGATTGCCAGGCGCAGTTGAGGTTCGGCGACGCCGGTCGTGCGGCCGCGGCGGCCGCTTGGGTGATCGCGCCCTGTGCCGAGCTGGTCAACGACGGCCGCCGGGACGCCACCGTCGATCTGTCATTGGGCACCTTCTTCACCGACCTCGAACCCAGCACCGACGCGCAGGAGGTCCTGCGCATCCTGCGGGCAGCACCCGCGGGAGCGACCGACGGCGGAGCGAACCCGGCGCTGGTGGCCGCCGTCCATCAGAACGCGTGTAACTGA
- a CDS encoding RNA polymerase sigma factor translates to MAATQTSSSAQSADGADGSATSAETPAKKTTAKKAPAKKAAAKKAPAKAAAKKAPAKAAAKKAPAKKAPAKRTAKKAAGKKDASAANPEDGAIEEEDVELDGDPDPTELSDEDVTIDSDDTADDVSDSKAKSAVTKPAPADAEDDEPSEQDKASGDFVWDEEESEALRQARKDAELTASADSVRAYLKQIGKVALLNAEEEVELAKRIEAGLFAEQMINRWVERGEKPAIGIRRDMNWIARDGNRAKNHLLEANLRLVVSLAKRYTGRGMAFLDLIQEGNLGLIRAVEKFDYTKGYKFSTYATWWIRQAITRAMADQARTIRIPVHMVEVINKLGRIQRELLQDLGREPTPEELAKEMDITPEKVLEIQQYAREPISLDQTIGDEGDSQLGDFIEDSEAVVAVDAVSFTLLQDQLQSVLDTLSEREAGVVRLRFGLTDGQPRTLDEIGQVYGVTRERIRQIESKTMSKLRHPSRSQVLRDYLD, encoded by the coding sequence GTGGCAGCGACGCAGACCAGCTCCAGCGCGCAGTCGGCAGACGGCGCGGACGGTTCGGCCACCTCGGCGGAGACCCCCGCCAAGAAGACCACCGCCAAGAAGGCACCAGCGAAGAAGGCGGCGGCCAAGAAGGCTCCCGCCAAGGCCGCGGCGAAGAAGGCTCCCGCCAAGGCCGCGGCGAAGAAGGCTCCCGCTAAGAAGGCTCCGGCCAAGCGCACGGCGAAGAAGGCCGCGGGCAAGAAGGACGCCTCGGCGGCGAACCCCGAGGACGGCGCGATCGAGGAGGAGGACGTCGAGCTCGACGGCGATCCCGATCCCACCGAGCTCTCCGACGAGGACGTCACGATCGACTCCGACGACACCGCGGACGATGTCTCGGATTCGAAGGCCAAGAGCGCCGTCACCAAGCCCGCCCCCGCGGACGCCGAGGACGACGAGCCCTCCGAACAGGACAAGGCCTCGGGCGATTTCGTCTGGGACGAGGAGGAGTCGGAGGCGTTGCGGCAGGCCCGCAAGGACGCCGAGCTGACCGCCTCGGCCGACTCTGTGCGCGCGTACCTCAAGCAGATCGGTAAGGTCGCGCTGCTCAACGCCGAGGAGGAGGTCGAGCTCGCCAAGCGGATCGAGGCCGGCCTGTTCGCCGAGCAGATGATCAACCGCTGGGTCGAGCGCGGCGAGAAGCCGGCGATCGGCATCCGGCGCGATATGAACTGGATCGCCCGCGACGGCAACCGGGCCAAGAACCACCTGCTCGAGGCCAACCTCCGGCTCGTGGTCTCGCTGGCCAAGCGCTACACCGGCCGCGGCATGGCCTTCCTGGACCTGATCCAGGAGGGCAACCTGGGCCTGATCCGCGCGGTGGAGAAGTTCGACTACACCAAGGGCTACAAGTTCTCGACGTACGCCACCTGGTGGATCCGGCAGGCGATCACCCGCGCGATGGCCGACCAGGCCCGCACCATCCGCATCCCGGTGCACATGGTTGAGGTCATCAACAAGCTCGGCCGCATCCAGCGCGAGTTGCTCCAGGACCTGGGCCGCGAGCCCACGCCGGAGGAACTGGCCAAGGAGATGGACATCACGCCCGAGAAGGTGCTGGAGATCCAGCAGTACGCGCGTGAGCCGATCTCGCTGGATCAGACGATCGGCGACGAGGGTGACAGCCAGCTCGGCGACTTCATCGAGGACTCCGAGGCCGTGGTGGCCGTCGATGCGGTGTCGTTCACCCTGCTGCAGGACCAGCTCCAGTCCGTTCTCGACACGCTGTCCGAGCGCGAGGCCGGTGTCGTCCGCCTGCGGTTCGGTCTCACCGACGGTCAGCCGCGCACGCTGGACGAGATCGGCCAGGTCTACGGCGTGACGCGCGAGCGGATCCGCCAGATCGAGTCGAAGACGATGAGCAAGCTGCGGCATCCGTCACGCTCGCAGGTCCTGCGCGACTACCTGGACTAG
- the ppgK gene encoding polyphosphate--glucose phosphotransferase, producing MADNHGFGVDIGGSGIKGGVVDMDTGELVGERYKVLTPQPSTPQACAEAVREVVDNFGWQGPIGVTVPAVVTGGVVRTAANIDPSWIGTDADALFTATLGRDVTVLNDADAAGLAEDRYGAGRDMEGVVLLLTLGTGIGSALLHKGTLVPNTEFGHLQVDGKEAEHRAASSIKDAKGWSYEKWAEQVSRVFREYEKLLWPDLIVVGGGISRKAEKWIPMLDVATPVVPAALLNTAGIVGAAMACGG from the coding sequence ATGGCGGATAATCACGGTTTCGGCGTCGACATCGGCGGCAGCGGCATCAAGGGCGGCGTGGTCGATATGGACACCGGCGAACTGGTCGGTGAGCGGTACAAGGTGCTCACACCGCAGCCATCGACGCCGCAGGCCTGCGCGGAGGCGGTGCGAGAGGTGGTCGACAACTTCGGTTGGCAGGGCCCCATCGGGGTGACGGTGCCCGCCGTGGTCACCGGTGGCGTGGTCCGGACCGCCGCGAACATCGACCCGAGCTGGATCGGTACGGATGCCGACGCGCTGTTCACCGCGACGTTGGGCCGCGACGTCACCGTCCTCAATGACGCCGATGCCGCCGGCTTGGCCGAGGACCGATACGGGGCGGGCCGCGATATGGAAGGCGTGGTGCTGCTTCTCACATTGGGCACCGGCATCGGCTCGGCACTCCTGCACAAGGGAACGCTCGTCCCGAACACCGAGTTCGGGCACCTGCAGGTCGACGGCAAAGAGGCCGAGCACCGCGCGGCGAGTTCGATCAAGGATGCCAAGGGCTGGTCGTACGAGAAGTGGGCGGAGCAGGTCTCCCGCGTCTTCCGTGAGTACGAGAAGCTGCTGTGGCCTGACCTGATCGTGGTGGGCGGCGGCATCAGCCGCAAGGCCGAGAAGTGGATCCCCATGCTGGACGTCGCGACGCCGGTTGTTCCCGCGGCACTACTGAACACGGCGGGGATCGTCGGCGCGGCGATGGCCTGCGGGGGCTGA
- a CDS encoding inositol monophosphatase family protein, whose translation MEDVEHDRQQLSEIAVAVVREAAQRVVRRRAEVFGANAFEADPEEAVSTKSTPTDPVTVVDTETEHFIRERLAQVRPDDTVLGEELGGRSGEPGTVRWIVDPIDGTVNFLYGVPAYAVSLGAQIDGVSVAGAVADVVQGSVYAAALGAGAREILADGTERTLRANPIVDPALALVATGFGYARERRERQGRVLAAVLPQVRDVRRIGSAALDLCMVAAGRADAHFEHGLSPWDWAAGSLIAAEAGATVIVPAPDSTSDQGALTLAAAPGIAEQLIEILRAAGGLENL comes from the coding sequence GTGGAGGACGTGGAGCATGACCGGCAGCAGTTGTCCGAGATCGCCGTCGCCGTTGTCCGTGAGGCCGCCCAACGCGTCGTCCGCCGCCGGGCGGAAGTATTCGGGGCCAACGCATTCGAGGCGGACCCCGAGGAGGCGGTGAGCACCAAGTCGACGCCGACCGACCCGGTCACCGTGGTCGATACCGAAACCGAGCACTTCATCCGCGAGCGGCTCGCGCAGGTGCGACCCGACGACACCGTGCTCGGGGAGGAACTCGGTGGCCGGTCCGGCGAACCCGGCACGGTCCGCTGGATCGTCGATCCGATCGACGGCACCGTCAACTTCCTGTACGGCGTCCCGGCGTACGCCGTTTCACTCGGCGCGCAGATCGACGGGGTTTCCGTGGCCGGCGCGGTCGCAGACGTGGTGCAGGGCAGCGTCTACGCCGCAGCTCTCGGCGCCGGCGCCCGCGAGATCCTCGCGGATGGCACCGAGCGCACGTTGCGCGCCAACCCGATCGTCGACCCCGCGCTCGCACTGGTGGCCACTGGCTTCGGGTACGCCCGCGAGCGCCGTGAGCGCCAGGGCAGGGTGCTCGCCGCCGTGCTCCCGCAGGTTCGCGACGTGCGGCGTATCGGTTCCGCAGCGCTCGACCTGTGCATGGTCGCCGCCGGTCGCGCCGACGCGCACTTCGAGCACGGTCTGAGCCCCTGGGACTGGGCCGCCGGGTCCCTGATCGCCGCCGAGGCGGGCGCCACCGTGATCGTCCCGGCGCCCGATTCGACCAGCGATCAGGGCGCGCTCACTCTGGCCGCTGCCCCGGGGATCGCGGAGCAGTTGATCGAGATCCTCCGCGCGGCCGGCGGGCTCGAGAACCTGTAG